In a single window of the Gossypium hirsutum isolate 1008001.06 chromosome D02, Gossypium_hirsutum_v2.1, whole genome shotgun sequence genome:
- the LOC107909944 gene encoding NADH dehydrogenase [ubiquinone] 1 beta subcomplex subunit 7 encodes MEVEGSSKKMIATQAEMVENKVPIPYRDQCAHLLIPLNKCRQAEFYLPWKCEIERHSYEKCEYELVMERMLQMQKIREEEAKLTQAGKQGVSVPLIPKTANA; translated from the coding sequence ATGGAAGTGGAGGGTTCATCGAAGAAGATGATAGCAACACAAGCAGAGATGGTGGAGAACAAGGTCCCCATCCCGTACAGGGATCAATGTGCACATCTTCTCATCCCGCTCAACAAGTGCCGCCAAGCCGAGTTTTACTTACCTTGGAAATGCGAGATTGAACGCCACTCCTATGAAAAGTGCGAGTACGAGCTCGTCATGGAGAGGATGCTGCAGATGCAGAAGATCCGTGAAGAAGAGGCCAAGTTGACACAGGCTGGGAAACAGGGCGTTTCTGTTCCTCTCATTCCCAAAACTGCTAATGCTTAA
- the LOC107909945 gene encoding glutamate decarboxylase 4, producing MVLSKTASETDVSIHSTFASRYVRNSLPRFKMPENSIPKEAAFQIINDELMLDGNPRLNLASFVTTWMEPECNKLIMDAINKNYVDMDEYPVTTELQNRCVNMIAHLFNAPLGESEAAVGVGTVGSSEAIMLAGLAFKRKWQNKRKAEGKPYDKPNIVTGANVQVCWEKFARYFEVELKEVKLREGYYVMDPAKAVELVDENTICVAAILGSTLNGEFEDVKLLNDLLVEKNKETGWDTPIHVDAASGGFIAPFLYPELEWDFRLPLVKSINVSGHKYGLVYAGIGWVIWRSKDDLPEELIFHINYLGADQPTFTLNFSKGSSQVIAQYYQLIRLGHEGYKNVMENCHENAMVLKEGLEKTGRFNIVSKDDGVPLVAFSLKDNKRHDEFEISEMLRRYGWIVPAYTMPADAQHITVLRVVIREDFSRTLAERLVLDIQKVVHELDALPAKLNARLATEKQEQVKNGTVKKTAIETQREITAYWKKYVTERKSNNKTQIC from the exons ATGGTGTTATCTAAGACAGCTTCTGAGACCGATGTCTCAATTCACTCCACTTTTGCCTCTCGCTATGTCCGCAACTCACTTCCCAG GTTCAAGATGCCGGAGAACTCAATACCAAAAGAGGCTGCATTTCAGATCATCAATGACGAGCTGATGCTTGATGGAAACCCAAGGTTAAACCTTGCCTCTTTTGTTACTACCTGGATGGAACCCGAATGTAATAAGCTTATAATGGATGCCATTAACAAGAACTATGTTGACATGGATGAGTATCCTGTCACCACCGAGCTccag AATCGTTGTGTGAACATGATAGCACACTTGTTCAACGCACCGCTTGGGGAGTCGGAGGCTGCTGTTGGAGTGGGAACAGTTGGGTCATCGGAAGCAATCATGTTGGCTGGTCTTGCTTTCAAGAGAAAGTGGCAGAACAAACGTAAGGCTGAAGGCAAACCTTATGATAAGCCCAACATCGTGACAGGAGCCAATGTTCAGGTGTGTTGGGAGAAATTTGCTCGCTACTTTGAAGTGGAGTTGAAGGAAGTGAAGCTGAGGGAAGGATACTATGTGATGGACCCTGCCAAAGctgttgaattggttgatgaaaaCACCATCTGTGTTGCAGCTATCTTGGGTTCCACCCTCAATGGAGAATTCGAAGATGTCAAGCTTCTAAATGATCTCTTGGTGGAGAAAAATAAGGAAACTGG ATGGGATACTCCAATTCATGTTGATGCAGCTAGTGGTGGATTTATTGCACCATTCTTGTACCCAGAGCTTGAATGGGACTTCAGGCTTCCTCTTGTGAAGAGTATTAATGTTAGTGGCCATAAATATGGTCTTGTTTATGCTGGAATCGGTTGGGTTATCTGGAGAAGCAAGGATGACTTGCCTGAAGAACTTATTTTCCACATTAACTACCTTGGAGCTGATCAACCCACTTTCACTCTCAATTTCTCCAAAG GTTCCAGCCAAGTTATTGCTCAGTACTATCAATTAATCCGATTGGGTCATGAG GGATACAAAAACGTGATGGAGAACTGCCATGAAAACGCTATGGTCCTTAAAGAAGGATTGGAGAAAACAGGGCGTTTCAACATCGTGTCAAAGGACGATGGGGTGCCTTTAGTGGCATTTTCTCTCAAGGACAACAAGCGGCACGACGAGTTCGAGATATCGGAGATGTTGCGCCGATACGGTTGGATTGTGCCTGCATACACCATGCCAGCAGATGCTCAGCACATCACCGTGCTTCGTGTTGTCATCAGGGAAGACTTCTCTCGAACCTTGGCTGAGCGCCTTGTGCTTGACATCCAAAAAGTGGTCCATGAGCTCGATGCCCTCCCTGCAAAGCTCAATGCCAGACTGGCCACTGAGAAACAGGAACAAGTTAAAAATGGCACTGTTAAGAAGACTGCTATTGAGACCCAAAGGGAAATCACTGCTTACTGGAAGAAATATGTCACTGAGAGGAAATCTAACAACAAAACCCAGATTTGTTAG